The stretch of DNA CGATATGGTTCTACTGGCATCATTCTGTTGATTGTCTGCTGTTTCCAGGATCCTCGGGTATACTGCATTAGGATCAGGGTTGTCTGGAGTCCACCTGCCTAATGTATATTCTTTTGCTCCCGCTCCGTTAAAAAATGCCTGTGAGGCTTCATTGCTCAGATAGACCTTAACATTGGAAACCCCCTGTATGACAAAATTAAAGTCAAAATTCTTATAGCTAAACCCTCCATTAAGTCCAAAAGTCAGGTAAGGGACATCGTTTCCTATTACAATCCTGTCGTTCTCATCAATTTTTCCATCTCCGTTCTGGTCTTTGATCTTAATGTCCCCTGGCCTAGTATTGGCACTAAGCCTAGGATAATTATTGATAACATCTTGTTGCGAATACAGGCCTATGGCTTCAAATCCGTAAAAAGAGCCTACCGCATCTCCCTGCCTTAATATAAACGGAGAGGTTATAATCGGGTTGCTCAGATTAGTGACCTTATTCCAGATTTTGCTGAAATTGGCGTTGATGTAATACTGGAACTGTTTGCCATTATTCTGATATCCTAGGTTAATTTCTACCCCTTTGTTCTGTACCCGGGCCGTATTCACCGAAGGATATTCTGCTGAACCTGATGGTCGTATCCCAAATTCATAAGGAACAGGTATTGCATTTAATATGTCTTTGGTCAGTCTGTCGAATAAGTCGAGCTGAAATGTCAGTTTCCGGTTAAATAAAGTTCCGTCCAGACCAATATTTTTAGTCAGTGTTGTTTCCCATTTCAGGTTGGGGTTAGGTATTTTCGAAGGCCATATTCCGGGGACTATGCTTCCGTCCAGTACGGCTGCATTTCCTTGTCTGTAAAGGCTAAGGTAATCCCAATACCCTACATTATAAACGTTCCCTGATTCTCCGACAGAGGCGCGCAGCTTAAGATCATTAACAAATGTTACATTTGACATAAATTTTTCTTTATCGATTCGCCATGAGGCCATTACTGTAGGAAAATAGCCCCACCTGTTATTGGCGGAAAACCGGGAGGTTGCATCTGCCCTGAAGATCGCTTCCAGATAATACTTATCCTTATAGCTATAATTTAGTCTTGAAAATGCAGACTGGAATGCATCAGACTCTGGAAGTCCACCCAGGAAAACATTTTCACCGTTCATGGTGACCACTTCACCATTCAAATCCCTGCCTCCAAATGCTTCCATTCCATTGAGTGGCAAATCCCGTCGCAGAGCCCGGATTTCCCTGTTTCTATTGTCCTCATAAGAGGCTCCCGCCATCACTTTAAAATAATGGTCTTTAAAGGTGTTTTCATAGGTTGCATAAACCTGACCCATAAACAGCCCGTTCTTGTACCACCTTTCCTGATAGCTATTCGGGGTAACCATTGTGCCGCTGATAGGAGCACCTGTGAAAAAATTGATTAAAGCAGGGATCTCATTTCTGAACTCCGTTATGATCCTATCCCGGTTTTTATAGGAGATCTGACCGTCAATACTAAGTCCCTTCATCGGTTTCAGGGTAGCCGTTATGGCACCTATAAAGGTATTGGTCTCATCCCGGTAGTTTCCACTTTCCCTCAAAGTTCTTAACGGATTACTTCCTCCAAGGGTAGCATCCAGTTGACCACCGTTTACGGTACCCCAGTTTCCGTTGGACTGTACGGGTACCATGGTAGGCACCATCCTTGCTAAAGCAACATTTGGGCTTATATTGGCAGCGTCACTTTTTATCTCCTCTCTCACGAATGAAAAATTAGATCCAAAAGTCAGTTTATCACTTACCGTAGATGTGGTATTTGCTCTGACCGTATACCTGTCAAGACCTTTATCGGGCTGCAATGATTCCTGGCCAAAGTATCCCAGGCTAAGGTAATATCTGGTTTTCCCACCACCGTTGACGTTTAAAGTGTGCTCCATCATGGGAGCAGCCTGCCTGTAATACAATTTATACCAATCTGTATTCGGAAACAGATCAGGGTATTTTCCGGACCTGGCCATATCGATTTCGCTATCTGTAAAGCGTTTCGCCTTTCCGGCATTGGTAAGGGCTTCATTTCTAAGCATCATGTAATCTACAGAGCCAAGCATTTTTGGGAGGTAGTTTGCTATCTGGTAGCCACTCATCCCGTCATAGCTAATTTTCATTTTTCCTCCGGAGCCTTTTTTGGTGGTAACCAATACTACTCCGTAGGCTGCCCTGGATCCATAGATGGCTGCAGAAGCATCTTTTAATACCGTGAGATTTTCAACATCATTGGAATTAAGCATGGCAAAATCAGTACTGCTTACAATGACCCCGTCTACAACAAATAATGGTGAAGAAGATCCTAAATTTCCACGGCCTCTGATATTAAGAGTCCCCCTATCTCCGCCAACATCGCCGGGTCTTTGCGTAATATTAACCCCGGGCAATGCTCCCTGAAGAGCTGATATTAAACTTGGAACGGGCCTATCCTGTAACAGCTTGGTATCTACATTAGCAGTAGCGCCACTTACTGTATTTTTCTTTTGGGTACCGTATCCAACCAGAACCACTTCTTCAATCGTTTTCTCTTTGCTTATGGTATCTTTTTTTACGGGTATTGTCGTTTGTGCACTTACAAAAGTTCCCATTAAGAAAAAGCAGACTCCATAGCGTTTCGGAATTTTAATTTCATAGTTCATATTATATATTATATTTATTTAATGATGTATTTGATTTTTTCAGTGCTGAAAAATGCAGGTCTCGCCGTGTACTGGCTCAATGAGTAATGCTGTTAATTATTAATTTTAATGCTGGATTATACTATTCCAAGCAAAAAGATCCCAGATACCTAATTATAAAAAGTGATACAGCAGTATTTATTATGTTAATATATTATTTTAATTTCATCTTTTGTGTATTTTTAATTAAGTATTGGTGTGTATTTTGTTGTTTGTTTACGTATTCTTTAGTAAAAACACGTAAAATATGATTATTTATCTTTTTTCGTGTGGGTTAAAATACAAAGATTAAATACACTAATCTGCCATTACCTACCAGTTTTTAATTTTATACTACCAGTTTGAAACGATCACAATTGATAAAAGCGTTCTTTTTTCAATACTTTTAGACACTAAAAATATCAGACATGAAAAACGAAACTTTACTAGCGTATTTTTTGATAATCATTTTCATGGGGGCAATGGGGGGCAGCCATGCACAGGAAACTCCCTACTGGAAAAATCCAAGTATTGTAAAGGTCAATAAGGAATATCCGCGTACACTCTTTATGACTTATGATACTAAAAAGGAGGCCCTGAATACCCAATTCGAAAACAGCAAATATTATCAATCATTGAATGGTACCTGGAAGTTTTATTTTGTTGATGCCTACAAGCAACTTCCTCAAAACATTATAGACTCCGCAACAAGTACAAACTCATGGAAAAATATACAAGTCCCGGGAAACTGGGAGATTCAGGGCTTCGGAACAGCCATTTATGTAAATCATCCATATGAATTTGTTGAAAGAAACCCAAAGACCATGCTGCCTAAATTGCCTCCTCCAACCATGCCGGAAGAAAATCCTGTCGGTGTGTACCGAAGAGATATTGAGATTCCAGAGGATTGGCTAAAGAATAGAACAATTTTCCTGAATATAGGTGGAGCAAAATCCGGTACTTATGTTTACCTGAACGGGAAAGAAGTAGGGTACAGTGAAGATTCCAAAAACCCAGCAGAATTCAGAATTAACGAATATGTTAAACCTGGTAAGAACAAGTTGGCAATAAAGATATTGAGATGGAGTACAGGATCTTATCTTGAAGCACAGGATTTCTGGAGAATCAGTGGTATTGAAAGGGACGTGTATCTTTGGTCCCAGCCTAATGTATCCTTAAGAGACTTCAGGGTGAAATCAACTTTAGATGATACGTATAGAAATGGAGTGTTCCAATTAGAGATGTCTGTGGCTAACTATGGTAAAGGCGACCTGAATGAAAAAGCCAATTATGCCCCTATTCCCCCTGCCACACCGCTACTAAGCTATGAACTGATAGATCCTTTAGGCAAAACGATAGCTTCAGCAACAGGAACAGTTAGTATCAAAGGACGTGGAGATGGTGACTACAGATTTCCGGAAATTGCTATTTCTAATGTACTACCCTGGACTGCCGAGACCCCTAACCTTTATCGTTTGATCATGACGATTCGTAACCAGGAAAGCTCTCAGAAAGAAGTAGTCCCTTTTACGGTTGGTTTCAGAAAGTTTGAAATCAGAGAAGTTGAAAATGGGAAAAGAAAAGACCGGCTGTTTTTAGTCAACGGTCAGCCTATAAAAATCAAAGGAGTCAATATTCATGAACATAATCCTGCCACGGGACATTATGTTACGGAGGAGCTTATGCTTAAGGACTTCATGCTAATGAAGCAAAATAATCTTAATTCTGTCCGCCTTGCCCACTACCCTCAATCCAGACGGTTTTATGAATTATGTAATGAGCTGGGGCTCTACGTCTATGATGAAGCCAATATTGAAAGTCACGGAATGTATTACGGCAAAGAATCTTTGGCTAAACATCCCGAGTGGCAGAATGCCCATCTGGATAGAACGGTCAATATGTTTGAAAGGAATAAGAACCTAGCTTCTGTAAGCTTTTGGTCATTGGGTAATGAAGCGGGGAACGGGATTAATTTTGATATGACTTACAAATGGTTGAAAGATAGAGAAAAAGGCTTTATGAATCGCCCCGTTAATTACGAAAGAGCCATCTGGGGATATAATTCGGATATGTATGTACCGCAATACCCGGGTGCCGACTGGCTGGATAAAACAGGAAGAGAAGGTTCCGACCGACCGGTGGTTCCCTCTGAATACTCCCATGCCATGGGAAATTCTAACGGAAATCTTGACCTTCAGTGGCAGGCTATCTATACATATCCAAACCTTCAGGGGGGATACATCTGGGATTGGGTAGATCAGGGAATTTTCCAAAAAGATAAAAATGGAAAAGTATTTTGGGCTTATGGTGGAGACTTCGGAAAAGAGATGCCCAGTGACGGAAATTTCCTGATCAACGGGATTGTAAGTCCGGACAGAACCCAGCATCCTGCAATGCAGGAGGTAAAATTCGTTCACCAGAATTTTGACTTTGAGCCTATAGACATAGAAAAAAGGCTGTTCCGCATTAAAAATAGGTTTTATTTTACAGATACTAAAAATTATATCCTGAAATATTCTATCCTTGAAAATGGAAGACCTATCGCCGAGAACATTTTGCCGATGAACTTAGACCCTCAACAAAGTATGGAAGCAGAAATACCGGCTGACCCTTCCTTGTTTAAACCTGGAAAAGAATATTTTGTAAATTTTGATGTGTATACCAAAGCATCAAGCATTAGTGTTCCGAAAAACTTCAATATTGCCCACGGCCAGTTTCGTCTTCCGCTTGAAGGGATTAAAGTGGCTTATCAACCTTCATCAAAATCATCTTATATTAGGATTGAGGAAAAAGCAAATACCACAACTATTGCCATAGGGAAAGCAGATTTCATTTTCGATAAAGTACAGGGGAGAGTGAGTTCTTATAAAGTAAAAGGGAAAGAATATTTTAAGGAAGGATTTGGTATTCAGCCTAATTTTTGGAGAGGACCAAATGATAATGATTATGGAAGTGGTATGCCTAAACGTCTCCAGATATGGAAAGAGTCCAGTAGAAACTTTAAGGTTACTGAAGCGATTGTCACTAAGAAAAACGATCACGTGATATTAAAAACGTCTTACCTGTTACCTGCAGGAAATCTTTATACTGTTTATTATAAAATTTATCCGGATGGTACTTTAAAAATAAACGCTGAATTTAGTTCTACAACGCTGGACGCAAATAATTCAGACGCTTCCGAAGCTTCCCAGATGGCGACTTTTTCCCCAGAAATGAAAAAAGCCCGTGAGGCATCTTCTAAATTGAATGTCCCTAGAATTGGAGTCCGCTTTAGAATTCCTCAGTATTATAACAAAATTCAATACTATGGCAATGGTCCGGCAGAAAACTATATTGATCGCCAGTCTGGAGCGAGAATAGGAATTTATAAAACGACCGCTGAAGATCTATACTTCCCCTATGTAAGGCCTCAGGAAAATGGACACAGAACATATACCCGCTGGATTTCTCTCACTGATAACAGGAACAAAGGATTATTGATTATTGCTGACGAAACGGTAGGATTTAATGCTTTACGGAATTCTGTTGAGGATTTTGATTCCGAAGAGGCAAAAGACAGATCTTATCAGTTCAATAACTTTAGTTCGGAAGACCGTATGGCCAATTCTGATGAAAAAGCAAGAAATAACCGCCCCCGTCAAACCCACATTAATGATATTATACCGAGAAACTTCGTTGAAGTGTGTGTGGATATGAAACAGATGGGAGTGGCCGGATACAATAGCTGGGGTGCCAGACCACTGCCGGAGTATAGTATTCCGTCTGATAAAAACTATAGCTGGGGCTTTACGCTTGTGCCGGTTGAAAATGAAAGGGACCTTTCTGACAAGGTGAACCTGAAATATTAAAGAATATTAAGCTTTATTCAGCTCTAGTAGCGGATCTATGTATTCCCGGTCATTGCTAAGCCTTGGTACCTTATTCTGTCCCCCGAGTTTCCCTTTAGACTCCAGCCAGCAGTAAAATAAATTAGGTCTGGCAATATGCACGATAGGTCTTTTTAAAGTAATATTGTTATATCTTTTAGCTTCGTAATCTGAATTAACTGCTTTTAAGCATTCATCGAAAGCTTTGGTAAAACTTTCCAAGTCATCAGGGTTTTTACTGAATTCAAATATCCACTCGTGGGCACCGCTTTCATTTTCTTTCATGAAAACAGGGGCTCCCGTAAAGTCTGTAATGGCTGCTCCTGTTGCTTCACAGGCTTTTGTAAGAGCACATTCTACGTTGGTAATCATTAATTCTTCTCCAAAGGCATTAATATAATGTTTGGTTCTTCCTGATATTTTTACTCTGAACGGATTGATAGAAGTGAACACTACAGTATCCCCGATTAAATATCTCCATAATCCACCGTTTGTAGTGATAATCATAGCATAGTTTTTCCCCACTTCAACATGTTCCAGGCTGACAACATTGGGATTTGAGAAATGAAACTGCTCCATCGGAATAAATTCATAAAAAATACCATAATCCAGCATTAAGAGCATTTCATCACTATTGGATCTGTCCTGTATCCCGAAGAAGCCTTCCGAAGCATTGTATATTTCGTAGTAATTGATGTTTTTTCCGATGATCTGGCCGTATTGCT from Chryseobacterium piperi encodes:
- a CDS encoding SusC/RagA family TonB-linked outer membrane protein, which gives rise to MNYEIKIPKRYGVCFFLMGTFVSAQTTIPVKKDTISKEKTIEEVVLVGYGTQKKNTVSGATANVDTKLLQDRPVPSLISALQGALPGVNITQRPGDVGGDRGTLNIRGRGNLGSSSPLFVVDGVIVSSTDFAMLNSNDVENLTVLKDASAAIYGSRAAYGVVLVTTKKGSGGKMKISYDGMSGYQIANYLPKMLGSVDYMMLRNEALTNAGKAKRFTDSEIDMARSGKYPDLFPNTDWYKLYYRQAAPMMEHTLNVNGGGKTRYYLSLGYFGQESLQPDKGLDRYTVRANTTSTVSDKLTFGSNFSFVREEIKSDAANISPNVALARMVPTMVPVQSNGNWGTVNGGQLDATLGGSNPLRTLRESGNYRDETNTFIGAITATLKPMKGLSIDGQISYKNRDRIITEFRNEIPALINFFTGAPISGTMVTPNSYQERWYKNGLFMGQVYATYENTFKDHYFKVMAGASYEDNRNREIRALRRDLPLNGMEAFGGRDLNGEVVTMNGENVFLGGLPESDAFQSAFSRLNYSYKDKYYLEAIFRADATSRFSANNRWGYFPTVMASWRIDKEKFMSNVTFVNDLKLRASVGESGNVYNVGYWDYLSLYRQGNAAVLDGSIVPGIWPSKIPNPNLKWETTLTKNIGLDGTLFNRKLTFQLDLFDRLTKDILNAIPVPYEFGIRPSGSAEYPSVNTARVQNKGVEINLGYQNNGKQFQYYINANFSKIWNKVTNLSNPIITSPFILRQGDAVGSFYGFEAIGLYSQQDVINNYPRLSANTRPGDIKIKDQNGDGKIDENDRIVIGNDVPYLTFGLNGGFSYKNFDFNFVIQGVSNVKVYLSNEASQAFFNGAGAKEYTLGRWTPDNPDPNAVYPRILETADNQQNDASRTISSFWLFNADYIRVKALTLGYSLPNEMSKSIGLNRFRIYLTANNLFTIRGDKRMKDFDPEMASSRATYPQTKTVAFGVNVQF
- a CDS encoding glycoside hydrolase family 2 TIM barrel-domain containing protein, with the protein product MKNETLLAYFLIIIFMGAMGGSHAQETPYWKNPSIVKVNKEYPRTLFMTYDTKKEALNTQFENSKYYQSLNGTWKFYFVDAYKQLPQNIIDSATSTNSWKNIQVPGNWEIQGFGTAIYVNHPYEFVERNPKTMLPKLPPPTMPEENPVGVYRRDIEIPEDWLKNRTIFLNIGGAKSGTYVYLNGKEVGYSEDSKNPAEFRINEYVKPGKNKLAIKILRWSTGSYLEAQDFWRISGIERDVYLWSQPNVSLRDFRVKSTLDDTYRNGVFQLEMSVANYGKGDLNEKANYAPIPPATPLLSYELIDPLGKTIASATGTVSIKGRGDGDYRFPEIAISNVLPWTAETPNLYRLIMTIRNQESSQKEVVPFTVGFRKFEIREVENGKRKDRLFLVNGQPIKIKGVNIHEHNPATGHYVTEELMLKDFMLMKQNNLNSVRLAHYPQSRRFYELCNELGLYVYDEANIESHGMYYGKESLAKHPEWQNAHLDRTVNMFERNKNLASVSFWSLGNEAGNGINFDMTYKWLKDREKGFMNRPVNYERAIWGYNSDMYVPQYPGADWLDKTGREGSDRPVVPSEYSHAMGNSNGNLDLQWQAIYTYPNLQGGYIWDWVDQGIFQKDKNGKVFWAYGGDFGKEMPSDGNFLINGIVSPDRTQHPAMQEVKFVHQNFDFEPIDIEKRLFRIKNRFYFTDTKNYILKYSILENGRPIAENILPMNLDPQQSMEAEIPADPSLFKPGKEYFVNFDVYTKASSISVPKNFNIAHGQFRLPLEGIKVAYQPSSKSSYIRIEEKANTTTIAIGKADFIFDKVQGRVSSYKVKGKEYFKEGFGIQPNFWRGPNDNDYGSGMPKRLQIWKESSRNFKVTEAIVTKKNDHVILKTSYLLPAGNLYTVYYKIYPDGTLKINAEFSSTTLDANNSDASEASQMATFSPEMKKAREASSKLNVPRIGVRFRIPQYYNKIQYYGNGPAENYIDRQSGARIGIYKTTAEDLYFPYVRPQENGHRTYTRWISLTDNRNKGLLIIADETVGFNALRNSVEDFDSEEAKDRSYQFNNFSSEDRMANSDEKARNNRPRQTHINDIIPRNFVEVCVDMKQMGVAGYNSWGARPLPEYSIPSDKNYSWGFTLVPVENERDLSDKVNLKY